GGGTTTGGTTCGGATAAGTTActtgcataatttactgttattactatagtaagtacatgtagtaatgtgtaactaagtcaccttaaaataaagtgttaccacaaatattaatgtaaaacaatttaAGGGAAAAGCATATGCAAAGACTAAACACTGGAGTGATGTGCTTTTGAATAAACTTTTATAAGTGTGTTACCTGCATAGATACAAACAAAGGAGCCCTTGGCAATGTCATCAAGGCAACGAATGCCCCAGCCTTTATTCTGGGTCTTAAAGAGCTGCAGTCGGACCTGCAACCCGTGCTGAACCAGACGGTTAGTACACATCTGCGCATTACAGCGACACCGCTTATTACATTCATAGATTCTGAGAATGTAAACAGAGTAAGAGAAGGGGAAAGAGAGACATTACAATTAAAAGGAGATAGAACCAACATGAGAAAGACACTATGGAGGGATGGTTATGCATCACAGACCCTGTGGGGAGACATTCTTCCAGTCTCTTGTGATGGTATCCAGCGTTGGGGTTGATCTGTCCACCTGGAGTACATCCTGTAGCCTGTAGAGTCAGCTGATGACATGAACACTTGGATCTACAAACAAGCAAAGGTACAGAACAAACAAAATCAGGTCTTGTGTACTCCTGGTATTCAGTttcaagaataaattacatgactccataataaaatgtaatgaattccattaattatttaaaaagtttttggGGAGTTGCACCACTTGACACTTAAAAAGGTCAAATTATCTGATATTTTGATAGACTTTGGGTCTGCAAGGTCtctataatataaatttatgttttatgttttttctgCATGTTACCTTGACTAATAAAAGGTGAACAggacaaataaaattaaaataggaactaatgcacagataaatcagtcACAACAAGATCAATAATATGCATCATGCTGACTTgattatttctttttaaaaaaatatatattttaaaacaatatgctaaactattttaaaaaggCTTTGTTGTTCCCCATGACATTCTTTTACTAATGTTGAAAGTTAATCAATGATACTAACTTGTCTCTGCAGCCATCAGTGCAGTCACAGCCCACCAGGAAGTCTGAGCTGGTGTTAATAAAGACTCCATCTGCTGGGATCCTCTCTTTACTGTAGGCCACACTGGGTGGAGGCGTGTTGTCGATCTCGTTCACACAGGACAAGGGAATGTCTTCACGACCGCTTGTTATGTCCCGGATAAAGTAGAAGGGCCTCTGCGGTTGGAATCGGCGGTCAACCAACACATAGGGGTCCAGACAGAACATCTCCAAGAAGATGAAGTCACAGTGTGTCTGGAAAAGGTAACGCTGGATCTCTGCCATATTTCTCAGACTCAAGCCACATGGGGACTTGTAGATGACGTGGAATGACATCTGAGCAAGAAAGGAAGATGGTTAATAAAAATTAGTATATCCATAAGTATTGATCATCATGCTCTAGATATTTACAACAACCATGGAAAAAACCCTTTTCGGTTGAGGCAAATAAGGCCCATAGACTATTGTACATAGTATATTGAAGAATGAACCATAGTTCACACAGATGTCACTTTCAAATGCAGTAAGCAACTTGCTGAATTCAAACAAAGGTAAATGTGACAGCACCTTAAGACATAACAAACCTTTCGGTTAAGGCGTCTACGGCCTGTCATGCGCCGGAATTCATATAGCAATGGCGTAAGAAGTGGGTTGCGACCTCGGTGCAGGTTGGGACGAGTGGGCCGGATGCGCTTTAGACAGTCTGGAGTGCAGTTGTGTGTAAGGTAGAAGAGTCTGTCGTTTGGGGCCTGATATGACGGTTCCTGAGGAATACGCTCACTTGTGTAGGTTGACACAGTTGTCTGCAAATTATGGGACATTGGGGTGATTGGTGTCAACGTATGCACAGGTCCAGACTGCAGAAGAAAGAGCCTGCAAGTAAGAAAATAAGATGTTGGCACATTGTGTTGTTGACCAAATCTACTTCTTACATGTATTTACtctgcaaaaaaagaaaaaaaaaaaaacccatgtATTTCTGAATAACTCTGAATTTGATTTGAGTCATTGGATTACAAAATGTTTTGGACCTTGTTTAACTATTTTGCACTTGAGCAGACCACTCAAGACTATACACTAATATCACACGCAAATGTtgacaaagagaaaaaaaaagggaaatgaGGCATACACACTAAAGGCTGACCGATTCGTCGGTTTTGCCGATTAACCTGCACCGACAGCTGATTGGTGAACCAATCGGTTATCGGCAAAAATCGATACCAATAGTTTTTCCTGGTTGCGTCTGTAGCTGGAGCGGCTGAGAGGGCGCTGAGAAGGGTCTGCTCTGCTGGCATTATACAGAACGAGAGCGGCCTCtagaggcaaaaaaaaaaaaaaaaaatctcactgacTCCTCgtgttcattttgattttaacaCGTGAGGCTGTGCGTTGCACGGAGAGCGCGACAATTCAGATGCGCGTTTAAAACACCGATAGCGAAACGGTATGTCATATAATTATAAAGTAATTCATTTGttgactagatgctgcattaACAGAGAAAGAACAGCAGTTGCCATCAAGGCTGAGAGGACAGGAACATTAGTAGTACCTCCTCAAGCCCTTCCAAAAACACGCAAACCGACCGAAATGTTTAATGTCGCAATTGTTACCATCTGCTTGCATCAGTTTATATCCAGCCGGTCACTTTTATGCGTTGATTAGCTGGCAAAGTTGCAGATTTAAACCTCGTGACGCGACTGCTTTATCAACATTGATATGTTCATGTAGTCGACAGAAACAAACTCAGAAACGCATTCGaattcagttcttttttttaatcatcactgcaatatatattttgttattttgattagataatcatCGAGTGTTCTAAAATAGAAGCAAATAAAGTGAGAGactataaatgtgtttttctaaTGTAATTTTAATGCTCTGGCTTTTGTGTAGATATTTAAAGATGGCCATCTTTAAGCCTGACTGGATTTATATGAAAATGGTAACACTACAATAAGATTCCATTTGTAACATAActaaggttaataaatgctgtacaaGTATTgatcaacatttactaatagaTTTCAATtgagttttaatttttattttatctgaaCCTTAATGCACTATGAACAtgaatgattaaaatattaatacatgctgtaaaaatgtatattgcATAATGCAAATAGTTCATGTAAGCTAGCTAATACATCCTTGTTaacaaataaagtgttacctaagaAATTTACATACATGTTTCTAGGTTATAGCTAAAGAAACACACATTTGAcctgtaatattttaatgtttaaattattttctgtatTGAATTTCTGAATTTGTTGTGTAgaacttattttattattcatgtttatatatttatataatttagtaCATTTTCATGGttcagtacttttttttttgcaaaaagttCAGTACTGTTTTAATTGGAgtgttatgtttgtttttttatcatttgATTAATCGGTTAAAAGGCAAATATGGCCCAACCTAATTAcctaattataaataaaatccaCTATCGGTGATTTGAAAAAATCTGAAACTATTTTTCCTGTTTGATCTATTGAATAAAATGCCATATAATTTAACATGATGTGACTTTTTCTGGAGTGCCATTTTGCAGAGCCCGTGCTCATGTTGTTATAAAcagatgcttttcttatgctttctataaaaaaagcttgctgttttctcattttcattgtgtttattttgttaccgAAATTCATCTAACAGTctctctcagcagtgtgggcagATGTTCGATAACAGTATATCGCTACTCACATGTTTTGAATTTCCTTGTTACCCCTAAacaaagaacgaaaaagaacttcgttttgagtatatcggggccttaacACTCATTGTTTAGTATATATGTGACCCGCTCTGGCGAAATAagtcggaagtcgcaacgttttattttaagatatgggccgataatgtggaaaaacgatgaaaaaaataaaaaaatgtttaagctaatttcaaagaacagactttcaaaaataatctcccaaagtttcgtagtccagataattgagtaaaggtatttaaatgcctattaaatttgacatggttttagtAATTTCGCTGGAAATTTCTCTCGTCACTTATTAGCATTTACCGGTATCCCCTGAAACGTCACTATCTCTGCTCTccaaatatggtgttacacgttgtatagaaccaatcaaaaagcttagaaatgtaaacactCTATAAACGCTGATTTTTTTCAatgggaagccccgtttcgactgacaggcacgcagtcggtccagccatcctcctgtcagactagcgcTTCAGACAGTCCTTCagactgaagttttcgtgaggatttatagtttatggactgttttgatttcggtaatAACATCTAGAAAGGTAAAAGCATttatggcatctataaaagagatataTGAAAGCGAAATGAAAGTCCAGCgaggaggacgcacgagaggataACTGCGcatttaattggtatgtgtatactgtaatactgcatttacaatgcttatcagtggcatgcactttgatcgtgaaagtgaaagtgccctttgtgGTCGCATTGCGGTGCCCCTGTGTTCCCATTTTTTTCCCGATGTGAGCTCCAttccattacaatttagagcggttaaggcccgggtatacttcatttccaGTGAGCCTTTTAAAGAAACTCCTTTGGCCATGAGCGCGGAAATACGTGCATCACCCATGGTCATAACAATTCACCCCCAGCCTGGTTTAAtagcattttatatatatatatatatatatatatatatatatatatatatatatatatatatatatatatatatatatatattatataaaaaaatgtctttgctcaaattaagctgtaaaataaatattttatccctttaaaaatgcaatggattttgaaagataggcctatcaacaaaaaaacgggcaaaaaactttaaaagtgattttctcaggttttcaattggaaaaagagggcagatgaccataattcaaatgggtttatctttaaaaccattcaaggtatgactttgaataggatatcattttaaagcttattgtctcatctttccattaataccaaaatctcaattttgaaatttggtcactgtgactcattttgctggatcaaGTCACATATATACAGATCACAGCAGTGACAAGTACCCAGTCCCTGGGCATCACACTAACCTGgatgtattgttttgttgaaCAGTGCCAATTAGTGGTTTGGGCtggaggtcagaggtcacagcCTGACGAGGCTGCAGTGCAACTGGACCAGTGCTCTTCTTAGCCATTTGACTCTTTAAACTGGGACTCCTGGAATGGAAGAGAAAGAGTTAAACAACACTTCACCTGTATCATTAAAAGTATTATGAAAGAACAGAAGCTCTTGAAGCACTCACTCTGTGCGGGCAGGTTGTGGGGGTCCGGCAGGCAGCGGCCGAGGTGGTGGGAGCTGCGGGGCTATAGGCCGACTGGCACCAGGAGTACTGTTGTCACTAGTGTACTGCACTACAGGGCCCTTTGTCCTCAATGCTcctaaaaacacaaacagtttTAGTAAGACGCAAACTGAAAATGAATGCAGAGAAAGAACAGACCAGTAAAGACACtcagaagaataagaataataatatacagaagaataatatttttggaaacactttcagaattattattattttttcataacTGACAGATGATAAAAATAATTGATAGCAAATCaaaatccatcctgctttaaaggtTTTGCCAATTAAAGTGGCAGGCAACATAACAGCAGTGTGTGCTTATAATAACGCTAATGTAGTTTTTTTAATGTAGTGTCtttagttatcgttcttggtgtaaACAGGCCTTAAAATTCCCTTTCAAAAGACTGCTGAGCTTCACATGTAAAAGATGAACAAGTGGAAAACACAAAGCAATCAGTTACCCATATTAGGCCGCTGTCTTTGTTGACCAGCCATTTTCTTCTCTTGACTGTTAGCGGTGTTCATTTTCAGATTAAACATAGGTTCTAGTCGTGTAGAACCACGATAAATCCACTCACTGCGCTTATCATCCTGCAACATCGAAAACAATATTGTTCATGGTCAAATGTCATTAAACAACATACAGTGACTCTGCACATGAACATAACTGTTAAGGGACAATCAAAAGATATCCAGCAGCAAAtgtatgcttttttttaatttttttaaaaatctttaactATAACACTTCTATATGTGTGTGGTGCCAAGCTGACCAGGAAAAGCATTTTGACAAGGCTGCCATCCACTTCTTCCACACGGCTTTTCCACCATGTCCCTTCCCATTCCGTCTTTATAATTTGCCCTGGCTTCAGCAAAACCATTGGTCTGTTGGGATACGACGTGATATACTCCTCAATGAAATCTCTACATGATGCATCCTCAATATCCTCCCATGTCTTTTTCACTGAATACAGgttgagtgagagagagagaaagaaagaatgatCCATTATAACAAATTTAATGCAATGGCTACTATTcattgattattattttacaaataaatcagatttatttcttatttgtttattttaaaattgatcATTTGATTTGtccttaaattaaataaaattattattaaacattttattattttgacatTACTTAAATCAAAGAGAAGGTAAAATCAGTAATAGCAGgaaattgaaaaaagaaaaacagtttCTTACATGGTCTGCAGATAGGGTAGAGCTCAGGCAGGCCCACGTATGAGGCATAGCCATCATCAAAAAAGATAAGGAATCTGCAACAACATTCAGTCAGAATATTAGTTTGACCTCATGCAAGACCTCGTCTTCTATCCAACAATGCCAAGATTTTCTTTTCATCTTACCTCATACGGTTTTTGCTGTTGGGCATCTCAGCGACTACGCCTGCATAGAGCCAGACTTGATTGCCATCCTTGTACCTGGCAACAACACGGGCACCAACAAACAGTCTCTCCAGTGTTGGGTGATAGTCAAATGCCACATGGTTGCCAGAGAGAAGACTCTTCCCTTTATTCTCAAACTTCACTTTGTACTTCAAATTGTTCCCTGTGAACAATTGATATCAAAAGAATGGATTAAGCTTTGAGATTAATTTCCTTCCGAACACACACTTAGCAGTCGTGACATGTACAGTACAATTCAATAAACCGTAAGCACTTACCCACTTGTTTGATGGCAACAAGTGTTCCACGATGCCACGTCTTGGTTCGTTTTTTACCCAAAAGTGTCATGTCGAGCTTGATGTTATCCTGTTTTAAATTAGGGTTTGGTTGTGTGGGCGCATTCCTTGGGCCTGAGGACATAAACACTGCTGGGACAGCCAGAGCACCATGGGTTTGTGTGGAGGGGGCTTTAACGGATGTGGCGATACCCGATGGGGTTGTTCTGTTGACAGTCTGGGCTAGGTTTTGCACCTGCTGAGATGTTCTTTGAAGGGCAGCTGAAGCCTCCTTCAACTATAAATATAATCCAGGAAAGGAAACATCAACTAAAGCACCTGACAAATAACTTTATGATGTAGAAATAGTATAGCATTATGGTGCGGTCTCAATTTTTTGGCAAATTTGCGCAAACAAAAAGGTCCAGTGTCAATAGAGTGGcgatgtatgaagcacagctcagacagaaatcactttcaaatcaagcagctttctgttgttTAACAAAGCAAATGTGTGTGACCAACTTGAGCCCAATGCAAAATCTATGCCCACACACAAAATTCTCGATCATGTGGATTCCTAtggaaatgactggatttcgcgcattaatattcattgaaaaattataaatgtgaTCGCACCTTTAGAGTGGTTTGTcaagttatttaaatgacatgtCTGTCTTACCGCTGGGTCCTTGGCTGGAGTTACAACCTTCTTTGGAGGAACCACTGGAGAAAAACACACTTGTTACTGTAAAATTTTTAcatctataaaataaaaaaaattacatctaACTTACCACATCCCACAGCaatgacatcatcatcatcatcgtcgtCAATCTCAATGACCTCAGAAGTGTTTGCCCCGCCGACACCCTCATCCTCCGAACTGCTCTCACGATACACTAGACCCATCTTACTGTACACTTCCTTCACCAGAGTTTCACACTGAACCACAGACCTGTAAAAACACACAGATTCATGCACTTCTTCCAAATCCTAGATTTCACTCAAACAGAGACCTACAGCAACTGATGGGAATAGAAACTTGCACCTGCTAAACTCGTGCTGTGCTTTTGATCAGCGTATCAGTTGTTTACCACGATAATTGTGTGAGTATTGAATATTTCTTGAGAAACTTATAAAAAGAAATAGTTTGTCTGTTTGACTAAAGTTTGAGAGGACAGATTCTTTCTTTACTTTTTTCCCTTAATGCACTGGATCATCAGGGCACCACAGCGGATGCACGTTTAGACAGCTGTTTCCATTTCTGGTGGTTCTTGGCCAGGACTTTTTCCTTAAAGTCAGCCCCAGTCCATTCTTCGATATTGTCTGCCCACATTTTCCTTTGTCTCCCTCACTTTCTTGTACCTTCAACCAGGCTCTGGAGAATGGTTTTGGCCAGCCCAGAGAATCTGGTGACATGTCCATACCACAGatatttccttcttttttttgttgCGAGGAATTCTTCATAGGGCCCAGCATGCCGCCTAATGGTGTTGCGCAATTCCTCGTTGGTCACACGATCTTTGTAGCTGATGCTCAGAACCTTTTAGAAGTGTAATTTATGGTTTGCATCCCTCATCAGATATCATTGTGTCAAGGTATTTGAACTGGGACACTGATTGCAGGAACTGGTTCTGGATGATTATTTGGGACAGTCTGTCATCAGTTTTGTTTTATCAGTGCTGATTTTGATCCAATAATTGGAAGATGTCTCATCCAGGTGTTCCACAAAAATTCTAAGAAACAGTTTGGCTGTTTGACTGAAGTCTCATTGTTGAGAAGAAAAATACTGTGTTGATCTCAGTGCATAAACTCTCACTGACTTTATACTTACTCTGAGGCATTAGAGCAAAGAGTGTCCATATCAGCGACTTCCTTCTCCCTCTTCTCAACCCATTCCTGCAGCTGCTCCAGCTGAGCTTTCCTCTGCCGCACAGCCTCGCTGCTATCCACCTGCTCCTCGATCCACCTGCGCAGCTCATCCAAAGAGACCCCTAACTCCTCCTCCAACTCTGGATCCAACTCCATCTCCGAGCTCAAACTGGCATCCACCTCCATACGcttaaaagaaaaggaaaacaggGTTAACATGTTATATCACAGCATAAATCCTAAAGTTACATCTAAAAGGTGCATTCTGTAGTTTAGCTGGTAGACAGATATATGCTCCCTTTCAGTTGAGAGTTGAAGAGGTTTCCAATCACATATGTTTTCCaacaatgacatttttattaaaatgaccaGTATCTTATTGGTCAATGGGTGAAAAAAAGAGGATGCAtgcattatttgttattaatgaAGATAAATATACAGCAATCAATCAAGAAAactaacactttacaacaaggttccatttgtttacatcagttaaatatatttaatgttaaagcAGCATCTGCTAATATTTCTTAATTGACCTGAGAtaatatgaactaacaatgatgAACAGGTTTTTTCCTTAAGTAACGGTAACAAAGATCAATAAATGCTGAAAcaaattgctcattgttagttactGAATTAACTAACAAGAcattactgtaaagtgttagcaACAATTCTATAGTTCAAACTTTTTAGGGTGAATGTAGTCAGATAAATTTTCTTATACGAAACAAAGTTGAGGCTTCTCTGTGCCTGCTCAAAATTCAGTTTAAAGACACAAAGCCACTTTAAAGTAAGATTGAATTATGACTGCTCTGAACCACTTCAGCCCCTTGTATTCAAGTATAGAGTTGTAAAAGGAAAGATAATGCCAACAAAGATAATTTGGCACCAGTCTTCTGTTTTCCCATGATTGTAGTGAAATACAGAACTGTAGCATACATACCTCGCATGAACAAAATAACTTgtctgtaaaaatgtaaaatgacccCCGTTCAGAATATGTAAACGTGTCTGATCATGTAGATGATATAATGGCTACAAATTATTGATAATATTAACTGATATTCACTCAATAAGGAGAAAAACCCTATTcaacacttaaaaaaataaatgtaagttatgtATGCCAGGATGTGTACTTCAACAACCACAATTCCTGCAAGTCAAGACCTATAAACGGCGCGCAACACAC
The Chanodichthys erythropterus isolate Z2021 chromosome 2, ASM2448905v1, whole genome shotgun sequence DNA segment above includes these coding regions:
- the setdb1b gene encoding histone-lysine N-methyltransferase SETDB1-B isoform X2, with protein sequence MEVDASLSSEMELDPELEEELGVSLDELRRWIEEQVDSSEAVRQRKAQLEQLQEWVEKREKEVADMDTLCSNASESVVQCETLVKEVYSKMGLVYRESSSEDEGVGGANTSEVIEIDDDDDDDVIAVGCVVPPKKVVTPAKDPALKEASAALQRTSQQVQNLAQTVNRTTPSGIATSVKAPSTQTHGALAVPAVFMSSGPRNAPTQPNPNLKQDNIKLDMTLLGKKRTKTWHRGTLVAIKQVGNNLKYKVKFENKGKSLLSGNHVAFDYHPTLERLFVGARVVARYKDGNQVWLYAGVVAEMPNSKNRMRFLIFFDDGYASYVGLPELYPICRPLKKTWEDIEDASCRDFIEEYITSYPNRPMVLLKPGQIIKTEWEGTWWKSRVEEVDGSLVKMLFLDDKRSEWIYRGSTRLEPMFNLKMNTANSQEKKMAGQQRQRPNMGALRTKGPVVQYTSDNSTPGASRPIAPQLPPPRPLPAGPPQPARTESPSLKSQMAKKSTGPVALQPRQAVTSDLQPKPLIGTVQQNNTSRLFLLQSGPVHTLTPITPMSHNLQTTVSTYTSERIPQEPSYQAPNDRLFYLTHNCTPDCLKRIRPTRPNLHRGRNPLLTPLLYEFRRMTGRRRLNRKMSFHVIYKSPCGLSLRNMAEIQRYLFQTHCDFIFLEMFCLDPYVLVDRRFQPQRPFYFIRDITSGREDIPLSCVNEIDNTPPPSVAYSKERIPADGVFINTSSDFLVGCDCTDGCRDKSKCSCHQLTLQATGCTPGGQINPNAGYHHKRLEECLPTGIYECNKRCRCNAQMCTNRLVQHGLQVRLQLFKTQNKGWGIRCLDDIAKGSFVCIYAGKILTDDFADKEGLEMGDEYFANLDHIESVENFKEGYESEAHCSDSEGSGVDMSRVKLPASSQHGKSTTKMEERNSSTTGKSQDDSSEDSDDDKDEDSNEDESDSSDDTFVKDTYYTTSSVWRSYTTRRQAKGIKEESQDSKDGLSVSAGEERKPPPMPEETGKSKVASWLTSQSSTSANQSVKVEGGMKTEKKDVMTLSDSDDVQTISSGSDDNKEREKKTQAVVKRQVAVKSTRGIALKSHGMMVKTGGGGGGGGGSGPSHGHGGGGVEGGPKNTRQFFDGEESCYIIDAKLEGNLGRYLNHSCSPNLFVQNVFVDTHDLRFPWVAFFASKRIRAGTELTWDYNYEVGSVEGKELLCCCGSTECRGRLL
- the setdb1b gene encoding histone-lysine N-methyltransferase SETDB1-B isoform X1 translates to MACCAVNCNNRPSKKSGLHFFRFPLGDPDHFRLDQWMLNMKQQNWTPNKASRLCSEHFESHHFTTDSRGRTCLKDTAVPTVFSFSEGKEKKPKRRSLRMEVDASLSSEMELDPELEEELGVSLDELRRWIEEQVDSSEAVRQRKAQLEQLQEWVEKREKEVADMDTLCSNASESVVQCETLVKEVYSKMGLVYRESSSEDEGVGGANTSEVIEIDDDDDDDVIAVGCVVPPKKVVTPAKDPALKEASAALQRTSQQVQNLAQTVNRTTPSGIATSVKAPSTQTHGALAVPAVFMSSGPRNAPTQPNPNLKQDNIKLDMTLLGKKRTKTWHRGTLVAIKQVGNNLKYKVKFENKGKSLLSGNHVAFDYHPTLERLFVGARVVARYKDGNQVWLYAGVVAEMPNSKNRMRFLIFFDDGYASYVGLPELYPICRPLKKTWEDIEDASCRDFIEEYITSYPNRPMVLLKPGQIIKTEWEGTWWKSRVEEVDGSLVKMLFLDDKRSEWIYRGSTRLEPMFNLKMNTANSQEKKMAGQQRQRPNMGALRTKGPVVQYTSDNSTPGASRPIAPQLPPPRPLPAGPPQPARTESPSLKSQMAKKSTGPVALQPRQAVTSDLQPKPLIGTVQQNNTSRLFLLQSGPVHTLTPITPMSHNLQTTVSTYTSERIPQEPSYQAPNDRLFYLTHNCTPDCLKRIRPTRPNLHRGRNPLLTPLLYEFRRMTGRRRLNRKMSFHVIYKSPCGLSLRNMAEIQRYLFQTHCDFIFLEMFCLDPYVLVDRRFQPQRPFYFIRDITSGREDIPLSCVNEIDNTPPPSVAYSKERIPADGVFINTSSDFLVGCDCTDGCRDKSKCSCHQLTLQATGCTPGGQINPNAGYHHKRLEECLPTGIYECNKRCRCNAQMCTNRLVQHGLQVRLQLFKTQNKGWGIRCLDDIAKGSFVCIYAGKILTDDFADKEGLEMGDEYFANLDHIESVENFKEGYESEAHCSDSEGSGVDMSRVKLPASSQHGKSTTKMEERNSSTTGKSQDDSSEDSDDDKDEDSNEDESDSSDDTFVKDTYYTTSSVWRSYTTRRQAKGIKEESQDSKDGLSVSAGEERKPPPMPEETGKSKVASWLTSQSSTSANQSVKVEGGMKTEKKDVMTLSDSDDVQTISSGSDDNKEREKKTQAVVKRQVAVKSTRGIALKSHGMMVKTGGGGGGGGGSGPSHGHGGGGVEGGPKNTRQFFDGEESCYIIDAKLEGNLGRYLNHSCSPNLFVQNVFVDTHDLRFPWVAFFASKRIRAGTELTWDYNYEVGSVEGKELLCCCGSTECRGRLL